In Lactiplantibacillus pentosus, the sequence TGCATCAGTCGGTTCACCAAAACGCAAGCTATCGAGTAAGGCAATTGGACGCGCGCCCATCGAGAAAATGTCGCGAATGATCCCACCGACACCGGTAGCTGCACCTTCATAAGGCTCGACTGCGGACGGATGATTGTGACTTTCTGCTTTGAACACCACGGCTTGACCGTCACCAATGTCGATGATTCCGGCACCTTCACCAGGGCCTTCCAGAACTTGTTCACCTTGCGTCCAGAATTTTTTCAGGACCGGCTTGGAATTTTTATAAGAACAATGTTCACTCCACATGCCAGAAAACAGTCCCGCTTCAGTTTCGTTAGGCAACCGCCCCAGCACGTCATCGGTCAGCATCTGATATTCCGCATCAGTCAATCCCCAGTCCCGATAGACTTTTGAATCACGGACATCCGTGGGTGATAATGGTTGCTTCTTAAGCATGGGCGACCTCCTCTTGACTCGCGATAATTGATTGGAATAGTCCTAATCCATCCGTTGACCCTAAAATCATTTCAACTGCCCGTTCTGGATGCGGCATCATACCGAGCACGTTACCGGCCTGATTGGTGATGCCGGCGATGTTCGCAGTACTTCCATTCGGGTTATCGACGTATTCAAAGACGATTTGGTGATTAGCGCGCAATTGTGCCAATGTGTCCTCATCGCAATAATAGTTGCCTTCGCCATGGGCAATCGGCAGCGTAATTTCAGTCGTTGCGCCATACGCCCGCGTAAAGGCCGTATCCCCATTAACGATTTTCAAGGGACTATCTTGACAAATAAACTTGGCGGAGCGGTTAGACTGGAGTGCGCCCGGCAATAAGCCCGCTTCAGTCAGCACTTGAAAACCATTGCAAATACCAATAACCGGCTTGCCGGCGTTAGCGAATTCAATCACCGCTGCCATGATTGGCGCAAAGCGGGCAATTGCACCGCTACGCAAGTAATCACCGTACGAGAAGCCCCCGGGTAAAACGACGGCATCGTAACCCGCTAGCGAAGTCGCAGTTGCTGGGATCAAATCCGCCGAAACCTTTAAGACATCACGCAATGCGTTGACCATATCATGGTCACAGTTCGAACCAGGAAAGACTGGTACGGCAAATTTCATCATTACAGGGCCTCCATCTCGGTGATTTCGTAACGGTACGTCTCCATATTGACGTTAGCTAACAACCGGTCACACATTTCATCGACTTCAGCTTCGATTGGCCGCTCGTCAGCTTCAAGTTTGACTTCGAAATATTTACCGAGCTCGACATCCGCAACATTCGTATACCCCAGCCGGTGCAAGGCATCGTGAATCGCTTCGCCCTTGGGGTCCAAGATTGATTGTTTGTAGGTGACATAGATTTTTACTAAGTACATGTTAATCCTCCTCGACGGTCGCTAACCGTGCTAACACTTCCTGATATACCGACGTTAAGTCGCCTAAGTTCTTACGAAAGACATCCTTGTCCAACGAGGCACCGGTCTTCAGATCAACTAGTCGACAACTATCTGGTGAAATTTCGTCTGCGAGCAACACGTCACCCGATGCTGTTAAACCAAATTCGATTTTAAAATCAACCAATTGAACGCCCATCGCCGCAAAAATAGTCGTTAACCGCTGATTGACCTGCAAGGCTTGACGCTTGATTTCCGCGACCACTTCTGGAGTGGCAATATTTAACGCGTGAATTTGTGAGTCATTGATAAAGGGATCATCGAGCGCGTCACTCTTGTAGAAGAATTCCAACACCGGTTCAGGGAATTTCGTCAAGTGGGCCACGGCAAATTTCCGTTCAAAACTACCTGAAGCCGCATTACGAACGACGGTCTCTAACGGAATCATCGTGACCCGTTTAACTAGCTGAACGTAATCAGTTGGTTGGTCAATAAAGTGATTGGGAATTCCATGCGCAGCTAAATCTTTGAAAATTAAGCTGGAGATT encodes:
- the purQ gene encoding phosphoribosylformylglycinamidine synthase subunit PurQ; translation: MMKFAVPVFPGSNCDHDMVNALRDVLKVSADLIPATATSLAGYDAVVLPGGFSYGDYLRSGAIARFAPIMAAVIEFANAGKPVIGICNGFQVLTEAGLLPGALQSNRSAKFICQDSPLKIVNGDTAFTRAYGATTEITLPIAHGEGNYYCDEDTLAQLRANHQIVFEYVDNPNGSTANIAGITNQAGNVLGMMPHPERAVEMILGSTDGLGLFQSIIASQEEVAHA
- the purS gene encoding phosphoribosylformylglycinamidine synthase subunit PurS; this encodes MYLVKIYVTYKQSILDPKGEAIHDALHRLGYTNVADVELGKYFEVKLEADERPIEAEVDEMCDRLLANVNMETYRYEITEMEAL
- the purC gene encoding phosphoribosylaminoimidazolesuccinocarboxamide synthase; amino-acid sequence: MTAAIEKETLLYAGKAKEMYTTNDPEILWVEYLDQATALNGKRKVPIDQKGRLNNRISSLIFKDLAAHGIPNHFIDQPTDYVQLVKRVTMIPLETVVRNAASGSFERKFAVAHLTKFPEPVLEFFYKSDALDDPFINDSQIHALNIATPEVVAEIKRQALQVNQRLTTIFAAMGVQLVDFKIEFGLTASGDVLLADEISPDSCRLVDLKTGASLDKDVFRKNLGDLTSVYQEVLARLATVEED